The Chryseolinea soli genome contains a region encoding:
- a CDS encoding BamA/TamA family outer membrane protein, producing MGIKHLKENEKLLFRQTIQAPGTINQEDLRNLYIQRPNRKILGTPVTPLVSIYYFGERRYHQEKYIRRKEAVEKKYDDKIASTTSQRKINNYQFKKLKKVDKLNGFIENGNVWMQWGEPISVFDSAKAAMTRERFQEYLFGKGYFKNKVTEHVGNTGKLVTVNYKIDPGQPYFVDSIFYDVADTAVLHIVNDNVRNSFIVKNTRYDQDNFTKERERLDLLMKDYGYYDFNRQYIDFDIDTTFRTPERKIAVVISIKDPAKRGYHKKFNIDQVTFTTDVGVNAPDQQRQTRSYRDIQYKYYKNQYNLKILSQRVFLQPGEDYSRTKTLRTQQQLGNVEAFKFVNINYDTAGGKFIANIFASPLSRYEWTNEAGVSVTQGFPGPFYNISFKKRNVFHGMETFDLNGRFGFEGVASATSSENVYKSTEAGLNASLTFPQFIWPFKERQRYKFAQYNPKTKFTAGYAYTDRPEYRRTVISVNGTYTWQSANRKRLYSLIPLNLGVIDTANLSQSFRELLLKQHDLGNNALTNSFRPSFVNSIIFGITWNLNNYGNKERDSWYIRTQLESGGTIWNFINPKFITDLKLEYFKYIRMSIDVRKTDPLNKNTVLAYRLNSGFAYSYSDNESLPYEKFFFAGGSNSLRAWRPRRLGPGSAKPPESKNPKGDGLYDYSIEKPSEILMEASIELRQKLFGFVNGAIFIDAGNVWNFRPSNVVDAEGNITQDRSSQFSIDRFYKEIGVGTGFGLRFDFTFLILRFDVGMKVYDPARDQGDRFVLDKIRFWKPYAKEAADGTFYGYREPVIYNVGIGFPF from the coding sequence TTGGGCATAAAGCACCTGAAAGAAAACGAAAAACTGTTGTTCCGCCAAACGATCCAGGCGCCGGGCACCATCAACCAGGAAGACCTCCGGAATTTATACATCCAACGCCCCAACCGTAAGATCCTCGGGACCCCCGTCACCCCCCTGGTGAGCATCTACTATTTTGGTGAACGCCGCTACCACCAGGAGAAGTACATCCGCCGGAAAGAGGCCGTTGAAAAGAAATACGACGATAAGATCGCTTCCACCACGTCGCAGCGCAAGATCAACAACTATCAATTCAAAAAGCTGAAGAAGGTCGACAAGCTCAACGGCTTTATCGAGAACGGCAACGTCTGGATGCAGTGGGGCGAGCCCATCTCGGTGTTCGACAGTGCCAAGGCGGCGATGACCCGCGAACGCTTCCAGGAGTATCTTTTTGGCAAAGGGTATTTTAAAAACAAAGTAACCGAACACGTAGGCAACACCGGCAAGCTCGTGACGGTGAACTACAAAATCGATCCCGGGCAACCTTACTTTGTTGACTCCATCTTCTATGACGTGGCCGACACCGCCGTGCTGCACATCGTGAACGACAATGTCCGTAACAGCTTTATCGTCAAGAACACACGCTACGACCAAGACAACTTTACCAAGGAGCGCGAGCGGTTGGACCTGCTCATGAAGGATTACGGCTACTATGACTTCAACCGCCAGTACATCGACTTCGACATCGACACCACTTTCCGCACACCGGAGCGGAAGATCGCCGTGGTCATCTCCATTAAAGATCCGGCCAAGCGCGGCTATCATAAAAAATTCAACATCGACCAGGTGACCTTTACCACCGACGTGGGAGTGAACGCCCCAGACCAGCAACGCCAGACCCGTTCCTACCGCGACATTCAATACAAATACTACAAGAACCAATACAACCTGAAGATCCTCAGCCAGCGCGTGTTCCTGCAACCTGGCGAAGACTACAGCCGCACCAAGACCCTAAGGACGCAGCAACAACTGGGCAACGTGGAAGCGTTCAAGTTTGTGAACATCAACTACGACACGGCCGGCGGAAAATTTATCGCCAACATCTTCGCCAGCCCGCTCTCGCGCTACGAGTGGACCAACGAGGCCGGGGTGAGTGTGACGCAAGGTTTCCCCGGGCCGTTTTATAATATCTCCTTTAAAAAGCGCAACGTTTTTCACGGCATGGAAACCTTCGACCTGAACGGGCGCTTCGGTTTTGAAGGTGTGGCGTCGGCGACCAGCAGCGAGAACGTGTACAAAAGCACAGAGGCCGGCCTCAATGCCTCGCTCACCTTTCCCCAATTTATCTGGCCTTTTAAGGAACGCCAGCGCTATAAGTTTGCGCAATACAACCCCAAGACCAAATTCACAGCCGGTTATGCCTATACCGACCGCCCGGAATACCGGCGTACAGTGATCTCCGTCAACGGTACCTATACCTGGCAAAGTGCGAACCGGAAGCGATTATATTCACTGATCCCGCTCAACCTTGGCGTGATCGATACGGCCAACCTGTCGCAGAGCTTCCGGGAGCTTTTGCTGAAGCAGCACGATTTGGGGAACAACGCTCTGACCAACTCTTTCCGGCCGTCGTTTGTAAACAGTATCATCTTCGGCATTACCTGGAACCTCAACAATTACGGCAATAAGGAACGCGATTCGTGGTACATCCGTACACAATTGGAAAGCGGTGGGACCATCTGGAATTTTATCAACCCAAAATTTATCACCGATCTCAAGCTGGAATATTTCAAATACATCCGGATGAGCATCGATGTCCGCAAGACTGATCCGCTAAACAAAAACACCGTTCTCGCCTATCGCCTCAATTCCGGGTTTGCCTACTCTTATTCCGACAACGAAAGCTTGCCCTATGAAAAATTCTTCTTTGCCGGAGGTAGCAACAGCCTCCGGGCCTGGCGTCCGCGAAGACTCGGTCCCGGTTCGGCCAAGCCTCCCGAGAGCAAAAATCCAAAGGGCGATGGACTTTATGACTACAGTATCGAGAAGCCTTCGGAGATCCTGATGGAGGCCAGTATCGAGCTGCGTCAAAAATTATTCGGGTTTGTGAATGGCGCCATCTTTATCGATGCCGGCAATGTTTGGAACTTCCGGCCCTCGAACGTGGTGGACGCCGAGGGGAATATCACGCAAGACCGCAGCTCGCAGTTCAGCATCGACCGGTTTTATAAAGAGATCGGCGTGGGCACCGGCTTTGGTTTGCGTTTTGACTTTACCTTCCTCATTCTCCGTTTCGACGTGGGGATGAAGGTGTATGATCCCGCCCGCGACCAGGGCGACCGTTTTGTGTTGGACAAAATCCGCTTCTGGAAACCCTACGCGAAGGAGGCCGCCGATGGGACGTTCTATGGCTATCGCGAGCCCGTTATTTACAACGTGGGGATTGGCTTTCCCTTCTAA
- a CDS encoding T9SS type A sorting domain-containing protein — protein MILRFTFTRILLCIGFCSCVSYASGQTQTKILSTGWWHIPGTWQGGNVADLITEDVTFNAASGITATTSLFFPYTIGNVNLQSNTIVAQDVLNIGQAGTPKNVTAVGGSLNSSLGVITVWGSVNATGNFAFVSNKKIVIKGDVNLGDNASFTIGNNATIVIEGNLTAGKNTIANMAATATMIVTGDIVVSTGSTSNAQPGAMKSRTCTGPVAFCGNVVLPVQLFQFKATVAGDAVQVKWTTATEINVDYFTVQRSVEGQVFNDIGAVKAFGNSTVLRNYSLTDPNPLIGNVYYRLHSVDFDGKEEFSDVVAVRYLSSKAIDVYPNPSAGDAVTIRLNFNPGEETTHTLVDAFGRTITHLTMHTSLGTFNIRNIKPGVYFLKTKTGDEVLLNRIVFTESR, from the coding sequence ATGATTCTCCGTTTCACATTCACGCGCATCCTGTTATGCATCGGCTTCTGTTCCTGCGTTTCTTACGCTTCGGGGCAGACACAGACCAAAATTCTTTCCACGGGCTGGTGGCATATCCCAGGTACTTGGCAGGGCGGCAATGTTGCCGACCTCATTACGGAGGACGTGACCTTCAACGCGGCTTCCGGAATAACCGCCACCACGTCGCTATTCTTTCCCTACACTATTGGGAATGTTAATCTGCAGTCGAATACCATTGTTGCACAAGACGTTTTGAACATTGGCCAGGCGGGCACGCCAAAAAATGTCACGGCAGTGGGGGGAAGCCTGAACTCTTCCTTGGGTGTCATCACCGTGTGGGGAAGCGTTAACGCTACCGGCAACTTCGCCTTTGTGTCGAATAAGAAAATTGTTATTAAAGGGGATGTCAATTTAGGTGATAATGCCAGTTTCACCATTGGCAACAACGCCACCATTGTGATTGAAGGAAACCTGACCGCCGGGAAGAATACGATCGCCAACATGGCTGCTACGGCCACCATGATCGTTACCGGCGACATCGTGGTGAGTACAGGTTCAACCAGCAACGCGCAGCCGGGTGCTATGAAATCGCGGACGTGTACCGGGCCTGTCGCGTTTTGCGGCAACGTGGTGCTGCCCGTCCAGTTGTTTCAATTCAAGGCGACGGTTGCCGGTGATGCCGTGCAGGTGAAATGGACCACGGCCACCGAGATCAACGTCGACTATTTTACCGTTCAACGCTCGGTCGAAGGGCAGGTGTTCAACGACATCGGCGCCGTCAAAGCCTTTGGCAACAGCACTGTGCTGAGAAATTACTCACTGACCGACCCAAACCCGCTGATTGGAAATGTGTACTACCGCCTGCATTCTGTGGACTTCGACGGCAAGGAAGAATTTTCGGATGTCGTCGCCGTGCGCTACTTGTCTTCGAAGGCGATCGATGTATATCCCAATCCGTCGGCCGGCGATGCGGTGACCATACGTCTCAATTTCAATCCTGGAGAAGAAACTACCCACACCCTTGTGGATGCCTTTGGCAGAACGATCACACATCTCACGATGCATACGTCGCTCGGAACATTCAACATACGGAACATCAAACCGGGTGTATATTTTCTGAAGACCAAAACCGGTGATGAGGTTTTGTTAAACCGGATCGTCTTCACAGAGAGCCGGTGA
- a CDS encoding T9SS type A sorting domain-containing protein, which yields MTLDLVTRRVLLCLCLCMGMLPVSAQTTIITSGDWNDINTWLGSNIGDNVGEDVSFLASSGTTATVPLGTSYTVGNVDMQWNMIVVQGTLDVGESGNPKNVTAGNSASLSTTTSTLSMLTIWGDVTAGSSFQLSSVSQIIIKGDVNLADNSAITIFTGKSIRIEGNLITGDGTFANIANGSTLEVLGDITVGAGSSRLSSTAVIKGRSCSGPTDFCGGVILPIRLLEFNADVAGDEVRINWSTATEINVDYIAVQRSVDGHTFADIGKVKAFGNSNTIKNYSLTDDQPVIGNLYYRLHSVDFDGKEEFSRVIAVRYLSSSAVQIFPNPASKQLNIQLNFIPAEQTTHTLTDLYGRTIAQFITRMPRETLQVPDIKPGVYFLKTKSGKDIFLNRIVFTERP from the coding sequence ATGACCCTCGATCTTGTCACCCGGCGTGTGCTGTTGTGCCTGTGTCTGTGCATGGGCATGCTGCCTGTGTCAGCGCAGACCACGATCATCACCAGTGGCGATTGGAATGACATAAACACATGGTTGGGTTCCAACATTGGCGATAACGTAGGAGAGGACGTCTCATTCCTGGCGAGTTCCGGTACAACCGCGACCGTGCCTTTGGGTACATCCTATACCGTGGGCAATGTAGACATGCAATGGAACATGATCGTGGTCCAGGGCACACTCGATGTCGGCGAATCGGGAAACCCCAAGAACGTCACGGCCGGAAACTCCGCATCTTTGAGCACCACAACCTCCACACTCAGCATGTTGACGATCTGGGGAGATGTAACCGCTGGCTCGTCTTTCCAGCTTTCTTCCGTGTCACAGATCATCATAAAAGGAGATGTTAATCTGGCAGACAACAGCGCGATCACCATCTTTACGGGCAAGAGTATTAGAATAGAAGGGAACCTGATCACCGGTGACGGCACCTTTGCCAATATTGCCAACGGCTCGACGTTGGAAGTTCTCGGCGATATTACCGTGGGTGCAGGTTCCTCCAGACTCTCTAGCACGGCAGTCATCAAAGGGAGGTCGTGCTCCGGCCCGACGGATTTTTGTGGCGGTGTAATACTTCCCATTCGTTTGTTGGAGTTCAATGCTGACGTTGCGGGCGACGAAGTGCGGATAAACTGGTCCACAGCAACCGAGATCAACGTCGACTACATCGCCGTTCAACGCTCTGTGGATGGCCATACGTTCGCCGACATCGGGAAGGTCAAGGCGTTTGGCAACAGCAACACCATCAAAAACTATTCGCTGACGGACGATCAGCCTGTGATCGGAAATCTCTACTACCGGCTTCACTCGGTGGACTTCGATGGCAAGGAGGAATTTTCACGCGTCATTGCTGTGCGATATCTTTCATCCAGCGCTGTGCAAATATTTCCCAATCCGGCGAGCAAACAGTTGAACATTCAACTCAACTTTATTCCGGCAGAACAGACCACGCACACCCTCACCGATCTCTACGGCAGAACCATCGCGCAATTCATCACGCGCATGCCACGCGAGACACTGCAGGTGCCCGACATCAAACCCGGTGTATATTTTTTGAAAACCAAAAGCGGAAAGGATATCTTCTTAAACCGCATCGTTTTCACGGAAAGACCATGA
- a CDS encoding putative quinol monooxygenase has protein sequence MTESKTRYGFTGSFKTKPGKGADMIAILLQAAESVRTAKGCHLYIISQDEKDPDNIHVFETWDSREDHDNSLKMEDSKGLIAQAMPLLEGKPQGMSLKVFGGAGLK, from the coding sequence ATGACCGAATCAAAAACACGCTATGGTTTCACCGGAAGTTTCAAGACCAAACCCGGCAAAGGAGCTGACATGATCGCCATCCTGCTCCAGGCCGCCGAAAGTGTTCGGACAGCAAAAGGATGCCACCTGTACATCATTTCACAAGACGAAAAAGACCCGGACAACATCCACGTGTTCGAGACCTGGGACAGTCGCGAGGATCATGACAATTCCTTAAAAATGGAAGACAGCAAAGGCCTGATCGCACAAGCCATGCCGTTGCTGGAGGGCAAACCACAGGGCATGAGCCTCAAAGTGTTCGGTGGCGCCGGCTTGAAGTAA
- a CDS encoding transferrin receptor-like dimerization domain-containing protein — translation MRKILLLFFTFSITAAFAQQKTLSGYTKTSSDQEWEAEKKFDSYLQPANLDVWMKRLAGRPHHLGSAYGKQNAEFMRDLFKSWGYDAQIETYKVLFPTPKVRQLELVGPTKFTARLAEPALKEDATSGQTKEQLPTYNAWSADGDVTAELVFVNYGVPDDYDQLERMGIDVRGKIVIAKYGGSWRGIKPKVAQEHGAIGCLIYSDPEGDGYHQGDVYPKGPFRPQHGVQRGSVSDMPIYPGDPLTPGIGATEDAKRLDRKDAGNLLKIPVQPISYADAQPLLAALGGPVAPEKWRGALPFTYHVGPGAAKVHLKLEFDWKLVDCHNVIAKLKGSELPDEWVVRGNHHDAWVNGANDPISGMVALMEEARAVSELVKTGFRPKRTLVYCAWDGEEPSLIGSTEWVEHHATELQQKVVAYINSDGNGRGFLDAGGSHTLETLMDEVSRDVTDPQTGIPVRDRARAYKATTAVGAKARKDILDKKVLTLSALGSGSDYSPFFQHLGIPSLNLGYGGEDDGGEYHSIYDSYDMYVRFKDPKFAYGIALAKTAGRATLRLANADVLPFDFKAFSKTVNGYLTEVMTLLDNLRESTEVENQMIKDNVFVQAADPLIKYVPPTPKDAVPFLNFSSLQNALTSLEKASTLYADLRANNTVPNTNLTTLNETLYRAEQKLMADAGLPRRAWYRHTIYAPGFYTGYGVKTLPGIREGIEQRAWAEAQEQIEATAKAIERYTKEVEAASRILMMR, via the coding sequence ATGAGAAAAATCCTGCTGCTATTTTTCACGTTCTCCATTACGGCCGCTTTCGCGCAACAGAAAACACTATCGGGCTATACGAAAACCTCCTCCGACCAGGAATGGGAAGCCGAGAAGAAATTCGATAGTTATCTGCAACCTGCAAACCTGGATGTGTGGATGAAACGCCTGGCCGGCCGGCCGCACCACCTGGGATCGGCCTATGGAAAACAAAACGCCGAATTCATGCGCGACCTCTTCAAAAGCTGGGGCTACGACGCACAGATCGAAACTTACAAAGTACTTTTCCCTACACCCAAAGTGCGGCAGTTGGAATTGGTCGGTCCAACTAAGTTCACCGCCCGCCTGGCCGAACCGGCGCTGAAAGAGGATGCCACCAGCGGCCAAACCAAAGAACAACTCCCCACCTATAATGCCTGGTCAGCCGACGGCGACGTGACCGCCGAACTGGTCTTTGTGAACTACGGCGTGCCCGACGACTATGACCAATTGGAACGCATGGGCATCGACGTGAGGGGTAAGATCGTGATCGCCAAGTATGGCGGGTCTTGGAGGGGCATTAAGCCGAAGGTGGCGCAGGAACACGGCGCCATCGGTTGCCTCATCTATTCCGACCCGGAAGGCGATGGCTATCACCAAGGGGATGTCTATCCCAAAGGCCCTTTCCGGCCACAACACGGCGTGCAACGCGGGTCCGTGTCGGATATGCCCATCTATCCCGGCGACCCGTTGACACCCGGCATTGGGGCCACGGAAGATGCCAAGCGCCTCGATCGCAAAGACGCTGGCAACCTCCTGAAGATCCCCGTCCAACCCATTTCATATGCCGACGCTCAACCTTTGTTAGCCGCACTCGGCGGACCTGTGGCCCCGGAGAAATGGCGTGGCGCGTTGCCCTTCACCTATCATGTGGGACCCGGCGCGGCGAAAGTGCACCTGAAACTTGAATTTGATTGGAAGCTCGTGGATTGCCACAACGTGATTGCCAAACTGAAGGGCAGCGAGCTGCCCGATGAATGGGTTGTCCGGGGCAATCACCACGATGCGTGGGTGAATGGCGCCAACGATCCCATCAGCGGCATGGTGGCGCTGATGGAAGAAGCCCGCGCGGTGAGCGAATTGGTGAAGACCGGCTTTAGACCGAAACGCACGCTGGTATACTGCGCCTGGGATGGTGAAGAGCCTTCGCTGATCGGCTCAACGGAATGGGTAGAGCACCACGCCACCGAGCTGCAACAAAAAGTAGTCGCCTACATCAACTCCGACGGCAACGGAAGAGGGTTCCTGGATGCGGGCGGATCGCATACACTGGAGACGCTGATGGATGAAGTGTCGCGCGACGTGACCGACCCCCAAACCGGCATTCCTGTCCGCGACCGGGCGCGCGCTTACAAAGCCACGACGGCCGTGGGTGCAAAAGCCAGAAAAGATATCCTCGACAAAAAAGTGTTGACATTGAGCGCACTGGGTTCGGGCTCCGACTACAGTCCCTTCTTTCAACACCTGGGCATCCCTTCGCTAAACCTGGGCTATGGCGGTGAAGACGACGGTGGCGAATACCACTCCATCTACGACTCCTACGACATGTATGTGCGCTTCAAGGATCCCAAGTTTGCCTATGGCATAGCCCTCGCCAAAACGGCCGGCCGTGCAACCCTTCGGTTGGCCAACGCGGACGTGCTGCCGTTTGATTTCAAAGCATTTTCCAAAACCGTGAACGGCTATCTCACCGAGGTGATGACCCTCTTGGACAACCTGCGCGAGTCCACCGAGGTAGAGAACCAAATGATCAAGGACAACGTGTTTGTGCAGGCGGCTGATCCGCTGATCAAATACGTCCCTCCTACTCCTAAGGACGCCGTGCCTTTCCTGAATTTTTCAAGCCTTCAAAATGCTTTGACCAGCTTGGAGAAGGCGTCCACACTCTATGCCGACCTTCGTGCCAATAATACTGTGCCGAACACCAACCTCACTACGCTGAACGAAACGTTGTATCGTGCCGAACAGAAATTGATGGCCGATGCAGGGTTGCCCAGAAGAGCATGGTATCGCCATACGATCTATGCACCCGGTTTTTATACCGGCTATGGCGTGAAGACGTTGCCCGGTATTCGCGAAGGCATTGAGCAACGTGCTTGGGCAGAAGCGCAGGAACAGATCGAAGCTACGGCGAAAGCCATCGAGCGCTACACCAAAGAAGTGGAAGCGGCTTCACGCATTTTGATGATGCGATAA
- the arsN2 gene encoding arsenic resistance N-acetyltransferase ArsN2: MEPNLKIINDAESFDVFRNLLRSSSLPADDLDFKRDMLVGYVEDDAMVGTGGLEVYGDYALLRSLSVKLGIRGKALGTTITEHLIEQARKRNLKGIFLLTENAHGFFQRKGFVVIPRDAVPKELNASSEFSHVCPTSAVVMHLAL, encoded by the coding sequence ATGGAACCGAACCTGAAGATCATCAACGATGCAGAAAGCTTTGATGTTTTCCGCAACCTGCTGCGCTCCTCCAGCCTGCCTGCCGACGACCTGGATTTCAAGCGCGACATGCTCGTGGGCTACGTGGAGGATGATGCCATGGTAGGCACCGGTGGTTTGGAAGTGTATGGTGACTATGCCCTGCTGCGCTCCCTCTCGGTGAAGCTCGGCATCCGCGGCAAAGCGTTGGGTACCACCATTACAGAACATCTCATTGAGCAGGCACGCAAAAGAAATCTGAAGGGAATTTTCTTGTTGACAGAAAACGCGCATGGATTTTTTCAGCGAAAAGGATTTGTTGTGATCCCGCGCGACGCCGTTCCCAAAGAACTGAATGCCTCCTCGGAATTTTCACACGTGTGCCCTACCTCGGCCGTGGTGATGCATCTTGCTTTGTAA
- the serA gene encoding phosphoglycerate dehydrogenase: MKLNKYFVIDFDSTFTKVEAFDVLADISLKDHPDKEQRKDQIVSITNQGMNGSISFRESLEKRLNLLAPSQHHLGPLIALLKDKVSESFKRNREFFVNYADNIYIISNGFREFIEPIVTEFGIKPENILANEFRFDTEGRVIGFDTDNPLSANNGKVEQLKRLNLPGDVYVIGDGYTDYEIKHSGLANKFYAFTENVERENVLKQADHITPSLDEFLYLNKLNTAISYPKNRINVLLLENVHPVAIELLKSEGFNVETYHAALTEDELIEKIRNVSVLGIRSKTQVTARVLEHANRLMVIGAFCIGTNQIDLKTATKKGIAVFNAPFSNTRSVVELAVAEMIMLMRNIVDKSTKMHKGAWDKSAKGSFEVRGKKLGLIGYGNIGTQLSVIAESLGMKVLYYDTEERLSLGNAIKCKSMKEVLEQADVLSLHVDGRESNLNLIGAKEFALMKKGVIFINLSRGHIVDIQALRENVLSGKVAGCAIDVFPYEPVSNDEEFQSELRGLPNTILTPHIGGSTSEAQENIGNFVPGKIMDYINTGSTSNSVTFPNLTLPLLENAHRLIHIHENVPGILAKINHILANHGINIVGQYLKTNETIGYVITDINKQYDKDVIKELREIDHTIKFRVLY, translated from the coding sequence ATGAAACTGAACAAGTACTTTGTAATCGATTTCGACAGCACCTTTACCAAAGTAGAAGCCTTCGATGTTCTGGCGGACATTTCACTGAAAGACCATCCCGACAAAGAACAGCGCAAGGACCAGATCGTTTCCATCACCAACCAGGGCATGAACGGCTCCATCTCCTTCCGCGAATCGCTGGAGAAACGCCTGAACCTGCTGGCCCCTTCACAACACCACCTCGGCCCCCTCATCGCCTTGTTGAAAGACAAAGTCTCCGAATCGTTCAAGCGTAACCGCGAATTTTTTGTGAATTACGCCGACAACATTTATATCATTTCAAACGGTTTCCGCGAGTTCATCGAACCCATTGTGACCGAGTTTGGCATCAAGCCGGAGAATATCCTGGCCAACGAATTCCGCTTCGACACCGAAGGCCGGGTGATCGGCTTTGATACAGACAACCCGTTGTCGGCCAACAACGGCAAAGTGGAACAATTAAAAAGATTGAACCTGCCCGGCGATGTATACGTTATTGGTGACGGATACACCGATTATGAAATTAAACACTCCGGGCTGGCCAATAAGTTTTACGCCTTCACGGAAAACGTAGAAAGGGAAAACGTATTGAAACAGGCAGACCACATCACCCCCAGCCTCGATGAGTTCTTGTACCTCAACAAGCTCAACACGGCCATTTCTTATCCCAAGAACCGTATCAACGTGCTCTTGCTGGAGAATGTACACCCCGTAGCGATCGAACTGCTGAAATCGGAAGGCTTCAACGTAGAGACCTATCACGCTGCGCTGACCGAAGACGAACTGATCGAAAAGATCAGGAACGTTTCTGTGTTGGGCATCCGCTCGAAGACCCAGGTAACGGCCCGCGTATTGGAGCACGCCAACCGCCTGATGGTGATCGGCGCCTTCTGTATCGGCACCAACCAGATCGACCTGAAGACGGCCACCAAAAAAGGCATCGCTGTTTTCAACGCCCCGTTCAGCAACACCCGCTCCGTGGTGGAACTGGCCGTGGCCGAGATGATCATGCTCATGCGCAACATCGTGGACAAGTCCACAAAAATGCACAAGGGCGCGTGGGACAAATCGGCGAAGGGAAGCTTTGAAGTGCGCGGCAAGAAATTGGGCCTCATCGGCTATGGCAACATCGGCACGCAGCTTTCGGTCATTGCCGAATCGCTGGGGATGAAGGTGTTGTATTATGATACAGAAGAAAGACTCTCGCTGGGCAATGCTATCAAGTGCAAGTCGATGAAAGAGGTGTTGGAGCAAGCGGATGTCCTGTCATTGCACGTCGATGGCCGCGAGTCAAACCTCAACCTGATCGGCGCGAAAGAATTTGCACTCATGAAGAAGGGTGTCATCTTCATCAACCTCAGCCGCGGACACATTGTCGACATCCAGGCGTTGCGTGAGAACGTGTTGAGTGGTAAAGTGGCGGGCTGCGCGATCGACGTGTTCCCCTATGAGCCCGTGAGCAACGATGAAGAGTTTCAATCGGAATTGCGCGGACTCCCCAATACGATCCTGACGCCGCACATCGGCGGCAGTACATCGGAAGCGCAGGAGAACATCGGCAATTTCGTGCCCGGTAAGATCATGGATTATATCAACACGGGCAGCACGTCAAACAGCGTGACCTTCCCGAACCTGACGTTGCCTTTGTTGGAGAATGCACACCGGTTGATCCACATCCACGAAAACGTACCTGGAATTTTAGCAAAGATCAACCACATTCTGGCCAACCACGGCATCAACATCGTGGGACAATATTTGAAGACGAACGAGACGATCGGGTATGTGATCACCGATATCAATAAGCAATACGACAAGGACGTGATCAAAGAGTTGAGAGAAATTGATCACACGATTAAGTTCCGTGTGCTGTATTAA
- a CDS encoding aminotransferase class V-fold PLP-dependent enzyme encodes MNPTINFTPGPSQLYFTVEDHMRTAFREGIPSLSHRTKKFESIYQSTVEGLRALLGIPAGYHLYFTGSATEIWERIIQNLVEEKSFHLVNGAFSKRFFEVSQQLNRKPVKLEAAQGQGFDAHFKAPAGTELIALTHNETSTGVMLPLDFFRTVRTNHPNALLAVDAVSSLPFPEFDFSLLDSVFFSVQKGFGLPAGLGVWLVNDACVAKAEQLLSKGLSIGSYHTIPSLHTHALKYQTPETPNVLGIYLLGKVVEDMNRKGIHAIRHETEYKAAVLYQALSENAAISPLVKDKAFRSKTVIVADTGEHTERITKMLLEKGMQPGDGYGAAKKTQLRFANFPTHAKETFECLADMLVAYKP; translated from the coding sequence ATGAACCCGACTATAAATTTCACCCCCGGCCCATCCCAACTCTACTTCACGGTAGAAGACCACATGCGCACCGCCTTCCGCGAAGGCATTCCGTCGCTCTCGCACCGCACGAAGAAATTTGAGAGCATTTATCAGTCCACGGTAGAAGGCTTGCGCGCGTTGTTGGGCATACCCGCGGGCTATCATTTGTATTTCACGGGTTCCGCCACGGAGATCTGGGAACGGATCATCCAAAACCTGGTGGAAGAAAAGTCTTTTCACCTGGTGAACGGCGCGTTCTCAAAACGCTTCTTCGAAGTGTCGCAGCAATTGAACCGAAAGCCCGTCAAGCTGGAGGCCGCACAAGGCCAAGGCTTCGATGCTCATTTCAAGGCGCCAGCGGGCACGGAGTTGATCGCGCTTACACACAACGAGACCAGCACGGGCGTGATGCTGCCCCTGGATTTTTTCCGCACCGTGAGAACCAACCATCCGAACGCGTTGCTCGCCGTGGATGCTGTATCGTCATTGCCTTTCCCTGAATTCGATTTTTCGCTGCTGGATTCTGTTTTCTTTTCGGTTCAAAAAGGATTTGGTCTTCCCGCAGGACTGGGTGTCTGGCTGGTCAACGACGCGTGTGTGGCCAAGGCCGAGCAGTTGCTCTCCAAGGGCCTATCCATCGGTTCGTATCACACCATCCCAAGCCTGCATACACACGCCTTGAAATATCAAACGCCCGAGACACCGAATGTGCTGGGCATCTACCTGCTCGGAAAAGTGGTGGAAGACATGAACCGCAAAGGCATCCATGCCATCCGCCATGAGACCGAATACAAAGCCGCTGTGTTATACCAGGCCTTGTCTGAAAATGCAGCCATCAGCCCTTTGGTGAAAGATAAAGCGTTTCGATCGAAAACGGTGATCGTGGCCGACACCGGCGAACACACCGAGCGCATCACCAAGATGCTCCTGGAAAAAGGCATGCAACCCGGCGACGGCTATGGCGCCGCCAAGAAAACACAACTCCGGTTTGCCAACTTCCCCACCCACGCCAAGGAAACGTTCGAATGCCTGGCCGACATGCTGGTGGCCTACAAGCCTTAG